In Micromonospora purpureochromogenes, a single window of DNA contains:
- a CDS encoding thiamine-phosphate kinase: MSVGGLGEFRLIDRVTARLTYGPGCLLGPGDDGAVVAAPDARVVASTDVLVEGRHFRRDWSGARDVGHRAAAANLADIAAMGATPTALLVALCMPTGLETAWAEELADGLAAEAARVGASVVGGDMSASPTLTIAVTALGDLGGRAPVLRSGARPGDVVAVAGRNGWAAAGLTVLSRGFRTPRLLVEAYRRPEVPYTAGPHAARLGATAMIDISDGLLADLGHVAKASGVGLDVHRDAFEVPRQMRDAAQALGVDPYSWILGGGDDHALAATFPRSVALPDEWRPVGRVMEGAGVTVDGEKYDGPGGWDHFR, encoded by the coding sequence ATGAGTGTCGGAGGTCTCGGAGAGTTCCGCCTGATCGACCGGGTGACCGCGCGGCTGACGTACGGACCGGGCTGCCTGCTCGGTCCAGGCGACGACGGCGCGGTGGTGGCCGCCCCGGACGCGCGGGTGGTCGCGTCGACGGACGTGCTGGTCGAGGGGCGGCACTTCCGGCGGGACTGGTCCGGCGCGCGGGACGTCGGCCACCGGGCGGCGGCGGCCAACCTGGCCGACATCGCCGCCATGGGGGCCACGCCGACCGCGCTGCTGGTCGCCCTCTGCATGCCGACGGGCCTGGAGACGGCCTGGGCGGAGGAGTTGGCCGACGGGCTGGCCGCGGAGGCGGCCAGGGTGGGAGCGAGCGTGGTGGGCGGGGACATGTCCGCCAGCCCGACCCTGACCATCGCCGTCACCGCCCTCGGCGACCTCGGCGGCCGGGCGCCGGTGCTGCGCTCCGGGGCGCGGCCCGGGGACGTGGTGGCGGTGGCCGGGCGCAACGGCTGGGCGGCGGCCGGGCTGACCGTGCTCTCCCGCGGGTTCCGCACGCCCCGGCTGCTGGTCGAGGCGTACCGGCGGCCGGAGGTGCCGTACACCGCCGGCCCGCACGCGGCCCGGCTCGGCGCCACCGCCATGATTGACATCTCGGACGGGCTGCTGGCCGACCTGGGGCACGTGGCCAAGGCCAGCGGGGTCGGCCTCGACGTGCACCGGGACGCCTTCGAGGTGCCCCGGCAGATGCGCGACGCCGCGCAGGCGCTCGGCGTCGACCCGTACTCGTGGATCCTCGGCGGCGGGGACGACCACGCGTTGGCCGCGACCTTCCCCCGCTCGGTGGCACTGCCCGACGAGTGGCGGCCGGTGGGCCGGGTGATGGAGGGCGCCGGCGTCACCGTCGACGGTGAGAAGTACGACGGTCCGGGCGGCTGGGACCACTTCCGGTAA
- a CDS encoding Lrp/AsnC ligand binding domain-containing protein — MVQAYILIQTEVGRARDVAGLIADLAGVVRVDAVTGPYDVVVLTEANTVDELGKLIVSKVQMVPGITRTLTCSVVRL; from the coding sequence GTGGTACAGGCGTACATCCTCATCCAGACCGAGGTCGGCCGGGCGCGTGACGTGGCCGGGCTGATCGCGGACCTTGCCGGCGTGGTACGGGTCGACGCCGTCACCGGGCCGTACGACGTGGTGGTGCTGACCGAGGCGAACACCGTCGACGAGCTCGGCAAACTGATCGTCAGCAAGGTGCAGATGGTGCCCGGCATCACCCGCACCCTCACGTGTTCGGTGGTGCGCCTGTAA
- a CDS encoding DUF3515 family protein: MDEIISSPTAGAEPAEQTASTTARKPVGPTGKKPAAQTAARKPGWDRATRRAALVATLIAVPVTVAVAGFTFAKLAPDTPAAAPSPTATSARPQSTAPVEMAAPALAARPATVCRALMSQLPPSVRDLTQRPVTAGAEQNAAYGDPALTVACGGAEPAVPATGDVWTINKVCWYAAEEADATVLTTVDRETAVRVTVPRAYEQPLQWIAPFADAVVASVPSAGDTPAGCTG; this comes from the coding sequence GTGGACGAGATCATTTCCTCCCCGACCGCCGGCGCCGAGCCGGCCGAGCAGACCGCTTCGACCACCGCCAGGAAGCCGGTCGGACCGACCGGGAAGAAGCCGGCCGCGCAGACCGCCGCCCGCAAGCCGGGCTGGGACCGGGCGACCCGCCGCGCCGCGCTGGTCGCCACCCTGATCGCGGTGCCGGTGACGGTGGCCGTGGCCGGGTTCACCTTCGCCAAGCTGGCGCCGGACACCCCGGCCGCCGCGCCCAGCCCCACCGCCACCAGCGCCCGCCCGCAGTCCACCGCCCCGGTCGAGATGGCCGCCCCGGCGCTGGCCGCCCGGCCGGCCACCGTCTGCCGGGCGCTGATGTCGCAGCTGCCGCCGTCGGTGCGGGACCTGACCCAGCGGCCGGTGACCGCCGGCGCCGAGCAGAACGCCGCGTACGGCGACCCGGCGCTCACCGTGGCCTGCGGCGGCGCCGAGCCGGCCGTCCCGGCCACCGGCGACGTCTGGACGATCAACAAGGTCTGCTGGTACGCGGCCGAGGAGGCCGACGCGACCGTGCTCACCACCGTCGACCGGGAGACCGCGGTCCGGGTGACCGTCCCGCGCGCGTACGAGCAGCCGTTGCAGTGGATCGCCCCGTTCGCCGACGCCGTCGTCGCCTCGGTCCCCTCCGCCGGCGACACCCCCGCCGGCTGCACCGGCTGA
- a CDS encoding D-alanine--D-alanine ligase family protein, giving the protein MTTPGKTRVAIVFGGRSPEHGISCVSAGSVLGALDPDEFEVVPVGITRQGQWVLASGDPARLAISDRKLPEITAGSGAEVVLRADPTAGGLMVLDPTEGPRALADVDVVFPVLHGAYGEDGTIQGMLEMADIPYVGAKVFASAAAMDKEFTKKLCAAEGIPVGPYAVLRNGMTLSEQDKQRLGLPVFVKPSRAGSSFGITKVDDWAQLDAAVATAREIDTKVLVEGAIVGREIECGVLEGEAGGAPEASVLAEVRVVSGHDWYDFEAKYIDDACEYDIPAGLPDEVTRQVREYATRAFTALDCSGLARVDFFVTPELDVYLNEINTMPGFTPTSMFPRMWAASGLEYPKLVNRLIRTALHRNTGPR; this is encoded by the coding sequence GTGACCACCCCAGGCAAGACCCGCGTGGCGATCGTCTTCGGCGGCCGTAGCCCCGAGCACGGCATCTCCTGCGTCAGCGCCGGCAGCGTGCTCGGCGCGCTGGACCCCGACGAGTTCGAGGTGGTGCCGGTCGGCATCACCCGCCAGGGGCAGTGGGTGTTGGCCAGCGGTGACCCGGCCCGGCTCGCCATCAGCGACCGCAAGCTGCCGGAGATCACCGCCGGCTCCGGCGCCGAGGTGGTGCTCCGCGCCGACCCGACCGCGGGCGGCCTGATGGTGCTCGACCCGACCGAGGGCCCCCGGGCGCTCGCCGACGTGGACGTGGTCTTCCCGGTGCTGCACGGCGCGTACGGCGAGGACGGCACCATCCAGGGCATGCTGGAGATGGCCGACATCCCGTACGTCGGGGCGAAGGTCTTCGCCTCCGCCGCCGCGATGGACAAGGAGTTCACCAAGAAGCTCTGCGCCGCCGAGGGCATCCCGGTCGGCCCGTACGCGGTGCTGCGCAACGGGATGACGCTCAGCGAGCAGGACAAGCAGCGGCTCGGCCTGCCGGTCTTCGTCAAGCCGTCCCGGGCCGGCTCGTCGTTCGGCATCACCAAGGTCGACGACTGGGCGCAGCTCGACGCGGCGGTGGCCACCGCCCGCGAGATCGACACGAAGGTGCTGGTCGAGGGCGCGATCGTCGGCCGGGAGATCGAGTGCGGTGTGCTGGAGGGCGAGGCCGGCGGCGCGCCCGAGGCGTCCGTGCTGGCCGAGGTGCGGGTGGTCTCCGGCCACGACTGGTACGACTTCGAGGCCAAGTACATCGACGACGCCTGCGAGTACGACATCCCCGCCGGGCTGCCGGACGAGGTGACCCGGCAGGTGCGCGAGTACGCCACCCGGGCCTTCACCGCGCTGGACTGCTCCGGCCTGGCCCGGGTCGACTTCTTCGTCACCCCGGAGCTGGACGTCTACCTCAACGAGATCAACACGATGCCGGGCTTCACCCCGACCTCGATGTTCCCCCGGATGTGGGCGGCCTCCGGCCTGGAGTACCCCAAGCTGGTCAACCGCCTCATCCGCACCGCCCTGCACCGCAACACCGGCCCCCGCTGA
- a CDS encoding helix-turn-helix domain-containing protein has product MAPKTARARRLGIALRTHREAAGLTLEAAADEINSTRSTLSRYENAQTLVNPATVRALLSLYGVGSDDIAAAVQLAKDTRKPGWWVPYSHLLDKRTIDFIALEAEATGIANFEPSVVPGLLQTADYIRGVMRGGPHTLGDDQVEQRVQLRLDRQQRIIADDPPIFDAIIDEGALLRPVGDRSVMERQLHHLLKMAELPNVTVQVIPLAAGYHRGTRGSLHILEFADPEDPIIASVETVAGQMVLDRPGDLRTCTKIMEHLRTVALSPTDSRDQLLQLLKGR; this is encoded by the coding sequence ATGGCTCCGAAGACCGCCCGGGCCCGCCGGCTGGGCATCGCCCTGCGCACCCACCGCGAGGCCGCCGGCCTGACCCTCGAGGCCGCCGCCGACGAGATCAACAGCACCCGCAGCACCCTGTCCCGCTACGAGAACGCCCAGACGCTGGTCAACCCGGCCACCGTGCGCGCGCTGCTCAGCCTCTACGGCGTCGGGTCGGACGACATCGCGGCGGCGGTGCAGCTGGCCAAGGACACCCGCAAGCCCGGCTGGTGGGTGCCGTACTCGCACCTGCTGGACAAACGCACCATCGACTTCATCGCCCTGGAGGCGGAGGCGACCGGCATCGCCAACTTCGAGCCCTCGGTGGTACCCGGCCTGTTGCAGACCGCGGACTACATCCGGGGCGTGATGCGCGGCGGGCCGCACACCCTCGGCGACGACCAGGTCGAGCAGCGGGTGCAGCTACGGCTGGACCGGCAGCAGCGGATCATCGCCGACGACCCGCCCATCTTCGACGCGATCATCGACGAGGGCGCGCTGCTGCGCCCGGTCGGTGACCGCTCGGTGATGGAGCGGCAGCTGCACCACCTGCTCAAGATGGCCGAGCTGCCCAACGTCACGGTGCAGGTCATCCCGCTGGCGGCGGGCTACCACCGGGGCACCCGCGGCTCGCTGCACATCCTCGAGTTCGCCGACCCCGAGGACCCGATCATCGCCTCGGTGGAGACGGTCGCCGGGCAGATGGTCCTCGACCGGCCGGGCGACCTGCGTACCTGCACCAAGATCATGGAACACCTGCGGACCGTCGCGCTCAGCCCGACGGACAGCCGCGACCAGCTCCTGCAACTGTTGAAGGGACGGTAG
- a CDS encoding DUF397 domain-containing protein, whose protein sequence is MTPTISAALATASWRKSTYSGDQGACVELATVPDLVAVRDSKDPAGPVLLFPPTAWAAFATAPPRP, encoded by the coding sequence ATGACACCGACGATCAGCGCGGCGCTGGCGACGGCCAGCTGGCGCAAGAGCACATACAGCGGGGACCAGGGCGCCTGCGTGGAGCTGGCGACCGTGCCGGACCTGGTCGCGGTCCGCGACTCGAAGGACCCGGCCGGCCCGGTGCTGCTCTTCCCCCCGACCGCCTGGGCCGCCTTCGCCACCGCCCCACCCCGCCCCTGA
- a CDS encoding ROK family protein codes for MGSVDVPVVVGLDNGGTSDNATVLTLDGRFLLDGLLEIPSEVQAGPEAAIEALARALDGVLAHTGVPCELVRAVGLDTPGPASATGVISSRGSTNFAQPAWHGYDVRGALERRLGLPVVYHNDGNAAALYAHHVHFGAEAMVRSSVSAIVGTGLGGGVVENGRVVTGAAGMAGEFGHVHIPLTGLLAPGQPEPTCACGFVGDAESIASLTGIRRSLLPFWLARHPDHPLAAEPADRAAKLLRGYAERGDELAREVFAQQAAALGRLFTIAANFTDPHAYFVGGGVVEAAPEFREWFLAAVRENTVLRAEQAAVATFALVPDRDMAGARGVAIAALEALRAAPAPQPTLAA; via the coding sequence GTGGGCAGCGTGGACGTGCCGGTGGTGGTCGGTCTGGACAACGGTGGCACGAGCGACAACGCCACCGTGCTCACCCTGGACGGCCGGTTCCTGCTCGACGGGCTGCTGGAGATCCCCAGCGAGGTCCAGGCCGGCCCGGAGGCGGCGATCGAGGCGCTGGCCCGCGCGCTGGACGGCGTCCTGGCGCACACCGGCGTGCCCTGCGAGCTGGTGCGGGCGGTCGGGCTGGACACGCCGGGGCCGGCCAGCGCCACCGGCGTCATCTCCTCGCGCGGGTCGACCAACTTCGCCCAGCCGGCCTGGCACGGGTACGACGTGCGCGGCGCGCTGGAGCGGCGGCTCGGCCTGCCGGTGGTCTACCACAACGACGGCAACGCGGCCGCGCTCTACGCCCACCACGTCCACTTCGGAGCGGAGGCGATGGTCCGGTCCTCGGTGTCGGCGATCGTCGGCACCGGGCTCGGCGGCGGTGTGGTGGAGAACGGTCGGGTGGTCACCGGCGCGGCCGGGATGGCCGGCGAGTTCGGGCACGTGCACATCCCGCTGACCGGGCTGCTCGCCCCCGGCCAGCCGGAGCCGACCTGCGCCTGCGGCTTCGTCGGGGACGCCGAGAGCATCGCCTCGCTGACCGGGATCCGGCGCAGCCTGCTGCCGTTCTGGTTGGCGCGCCACCCCGACCACCCGCTCGCCGCCGAGCCGGCCGACCGGGCCGCCAAGCTGCTCCGGGGGTACGCCGAGCGCGGCGACGAACTGGCCCGGGAGGTCTTCGCCCAGCAGGCGGCGGCGCTCGGCCGGCTGTTCACCATCGCGGCCAACTTCACCGACCCGCACGCGTACTTCGTCGGGGGTGGGGTGGTGGAGGCGGCGCCGGAGTTCCGGGAGTGGTTCCTGGCCGCCGTGCGGGAGAACACCGTGCTCCGCGCCGAGCAGGCGGCCGTGGCCACCTTCGCCCTGGTGCCCGACCGCGACATGGCCGGCGCGCGCGGCGTGGCCATCGCCGCGCTGGAGGCGCTGCGCGCCGCTCCCGCCCCGCAGCCCACCCTGGCCGCCTGA
- a CDS encoding putative protein N(5)-glutamine methyltransferase has translation MAPTAFHVDRPALVSRLRAAGCVYAEDEAELLLAAADSAETLTALADRRVAGVPLEHLLGWAEFCGLRVAVDAGVFVPRGRTALLVQAAAAVAGPAPAVVDLCCGSGGTTLALAARLAPRWLAAVDVDPAAVACARRNLAGHDVPVLTGDLYDPLPPAWRGRLDLVVANAPYVPTEAVGLLPAEARLHEAPVALDGGADGLAVLRRVAAGAVNWLAPGGHLVVEVSETQADVLCTAMSGLGLVPTVVREPDWDATAVTARRPD, from the coding sequence ATGGCACCGACCGCGTTCCACGTCGACCGTCCCGCCCTCGTCTCGCGGCTGCGCGCCGCCGGCTGCGTCTACGCCGAGGACGAGGCGGAACTGCTCCTCGCCGCCGCCGACTCCGCCGAGACGCTGACCGCGCTCGCCGACCGCCGGGTCGCCGGCGTTCCCCTGGAACACCTGCTCGGCTGGGCCGAGTTCTGCGGCCTGCGGGTCGCCGTCGACGCCGGCGTCTTCGTGCCGCGGGGCCGTACCGCCCTGCTGGTGCAGGCCGCGGCCGCGGTCGCCGGGCCGGCGCCGGCGGTGGTCGACCTGTGCTGCGGCTCCGGCGGCACCACGCTCGCCCTCGCCGCGCGCCTCGCCCCGCGCTGGCTCGCCGCCGTGGACGTGGACCCGGCCGCGGTGGCCTGCGCCCGGCGCAACCTCGCCGGCCACGACGTGCCGGTGCTGACCGGCGACCTGTACGACCCGCTCCCGCCCGCCTGGCGGGGACGCCTCGACCTGGTGGTGGCCAACGCCCCGTACGTGCCGACGGAGGCGGTGGGGCTGCTGCCGGCCGAGGCGCGGCTGCACGAGGCGCCGGTGGCGCTGGACGGCGGGGCGGACGGGCTGGCCGTGTTGCGCCGGGTGGCCGCCGGCGCGGTGAACTGGCTGGCGCCCGGTGGCCACCTGGTGGTGGAGGTCAGCGAGACCCAGGCGGACGTTCTCTGCACGGCGATGAGCGGGCTGGGGCTGGTGCCGACGGTGGTGCGGGAGCCGGACTGGGACGCCACCGCGGTCACCGCCCGCCGGCCCGACTGA
- a CDS encoding cystathionine gamma-lyase: protein MSAVEPQWRDGTRCVRAGLPEPVPGDPFLPGPVFAAPYHLDPWEGPAAAANGYGRPDNPTRRLLESAIGELEGGDCRVFASGQAAITGLLLAVLRPGDTVLLPADGYFPVRAFATATLEGMGVRVGFVPTVGPYPSFEGVRLLMLETPANPGLDVVDVAALAREAHAAGTLLVVDNTTATPLGQRPLDLGADLVVASGTKALTGHSDLLLGYVATRSAELLETLTAWRTTTGAVPGAFDAWLAHRSLATLDLRLARQSANAAAVAELLAGRADVTGLRWPGRPADPAYPVASAQMRRMPGVVSFDLGDADRVSRFVEAARLVAAATSFGGLHTTADRRAQWGDDTAPGFVRLSCGVEDTADLVADIAAALDAAGPVGPLS, encoded by the coding sequence GTGAGCGCCGTCGAGCCGCAGTGGCGGGACGGCACCCGCTGCGTCCGGGCCGGGCTGCCGGAGCCGGTGCCCGGCGACCCGTTCCTGCCCGGGCCGGTCTTCGCCGCGCCGTACCACCTCGACCCGTGGGAGGGACCGGCCGCCGCGGCGAACGGCTACGGCCGGCCGGACAACCCCACCCGGCGGCTGCTCGAGTCGGCCATCGGCGAGTTGGAGGGGGGCGACTGCCGGGTCTTCGCCAGCGGTCAGGCCGCCATCACCGGGCTGCTGCTGGCCGTGCTGCGGCCCGGGGACACCGTGCTCCTCCCCGCCGACGGGTACTTCCCGGTACGCGCCTTCGCCACCGCCACCCTGGAGGGGATGGGGGTGCGGGTCGGATTCGTGCCGACCGTCGGGCCGTACCCGTCGTTCGAGGGCGTCCGGCTGCTGATGCTGGAGACCCCGGCGAACCCCGGCCTGGACGTGGTCGACGTCGCCGCGCTCGCGCGGGAGGCGCACGCCGCCGGCACCCTGCTGGTGGTCGACAACACCACCGCCACCCCGCTCGGGCAGCGCCCGCTGGACCTCGGCGCCGACCTGGTGGTCGCCTCCGGCACCAAGGCGCTGACCGGGCACTCCGACCTGCTGCTGGGCTACGTGGCGACCCGCTCGGCGGAGCTGCTGGAGACGCTGACCGCCTGGCGCACCACCACCGGTGCGGTGCCCGGGGCCTTCGACGCCTGGCTGGCGCACCGGTCGCTGGCCACCCTCGACCTGCGGCTGGCCCGGCAGTCCGCCAACGCGGCGGCCGTGGCCGAGCTGCTCGCCGGCCGCGCCGACGTCACCGGCCTGCGCTGGCCCGGGCGGCCGGCGGACCCGGCGTACCCGGTGGCCTCGGCGCAGATGCGGCGGATGCCCGGCGTGGTCTCCTTCGACCTCGGCGACGCCGACCGGGTGAGCCGGTTCGTCGAGGCCGCCCGGCTGGTCGCCGCCGCGACCTCCTTCGGCGGCCTGCACACCACCGCCGACCGGCGGGCGCAGTGGGGCGACGACACCGCGCCGGGCTTCGTCCGGCTCTCCTGCGGCGTGGAGGACACCGCCGACCTGGTCGCCGACATCGCCGCCGCGCTGGACGCCGCCGGGCCGGTCGGTCCGCTATCGTGA
- a CDS encoding NAD(P)H-dependent glycerol-3-phosphate dehydrogenase — MSGHVAVLGAGSWGTAFAKILADAGRDVTIWARRESVADAIRVHRRNPDYLPDLRLPERVTATGEAAKAISGAELVVLSVPSQTLRGNLADWAGHLAPDSTLVSLMKGIELGTTRRMSEVIVETAGVSPDRVVVVSGPNLAPEIAAEQPAATVVAGTDARRAALVQSSIRTPYFRPYTNDDVIGCELGGAVKNVIALAYGIATAMGFGDNTRAMLMTRGLAETARLGVALGADPITFAGLAGMGDLVASCSSPLARNRTFGEHLGRGETLEQAQAATRQTAEGVKSCLAIRDLARAHGVEMPITEQIERICHEGMDPRLAVDALMSRTAKPESYE; from the coding sequence ATGAGCGGACACGTGGCGGTGCTGGGGGCGGGGTCCTGGGGGACCGCCTTCGCCAAGATCCTCGCCGACGCCGGCCGGGACGTGACGATCTGGGCCCGGCGGGAGTCGGTCGCCGACGCCATCCGGGTCCACCGGCGCAACCCGGACTACCTGCCCGACCTGCGGCTGCCCGAGCGGGTCACCGCGACCGGCGAGGCGGCCAAGGCGATCTCCGGCGCCGAGCTGGTGGTGCTCTCGGTGCCGTCGCAGACGCTGCGCGGCAACCTCGCCGACTGGGCCGGCCACCTCGCCCCGGACTCGACCCTGGTCTCCCTGATGAAGGGCATCGAGCTGGGCACCACCCGGCGGATGAGCGAGGTGATCGTCGAGACCGCCGGGGTCAGCCCGGACCGGGTGGTGGTGGTCTCCGGCCCCAATCTGGCCCCCGAGATCGCCGCCGAGCAGCCCGCCGCGACCGTGGTCGCCGGCACCGACGCCCGCCGCGCCGCGCTGGTGCAGTCCTCGATCCGGACGCCGTACTTCCGCCCGTACACCAACGACGACGTGATCGGCTGTGAGCTGGGCGGGGCGGTCAAGAACGTGATCGCCCTGGCGTACGGGATCGCCACCGCGATGGGGTTCGGCGACAACACCCGGGCGATGCTGATGACCCGCGGGCTCGCCGAGACCGCCCGGCTGGGCGTCGCGCTCGGCGCCGACCCGATCACCTTCGCCGGCCTCGCCGGCATGGGTGACCTGGTCGCCTCCTGCTCCTCGCCGCTGGCCCGCAACCGCACCTTCGGCGAGCACCTCGGCAGGGGGGAGACGCTGGAGCAGGCGCAGGCGGCGACCCGGCAGACCGCCGAGGGCGTGAAGAGCTGCCTGGCCATCCGGGACCTGGCCCGGGCGCACGGGGTGGAGATGCCGATCACCGAGCAGATCGAGCGGATCTGCCACGAGGGAATGGACCCCCGGCTCGCCGTGGACGCCCTGATGAGCCGTACCGCCAAGCCCGAGTCGTACGAGTGA
- a CDS encoding lysophospholipid acyltransferase family protein, translated as MTRRRLGFWQRFAVALVKPVMLVWTRRTWRGAEQLRRDGGIIIVPNHLSHADPLVSAHFIYEAGRWPQYLGKASVFRVPVIGWILHRCRQIPVERGTADAVKSLDQLIAALDAGGAVVIYPEGTITREPELWPMKGKTGAARLALATGAPVIPLAMWGPEKLFDPRTTRFGLRPRTPVTVVAGEPVDLSRWAGATPSRAVLEEMTDEIMLSLRDLLTDIRGGTPPPLWERPARPRTPEVS; from the coding sequence GTGACACGGCGCAGGCTGGGTTTCTGGCAACGTTTCGCCGTGGCGCTGGTCAAGCCCGTGATGCTGGTCTGGACCCGGCGTACCTGGCGCGGAGCCGAGCAGTTGCGCCGCGACGGCGGCATCATCATCGTGCCGAACCATCTCTCGCACGCCGACCCGCTGGTCTCGGCGCACTTCATCTACGAGGCCGGCCGGTGGCCGCAGTACCTCGGCAAGGCCAGCGTGTTCCGGGTGCCGGTGATCGGGTGGATCCTGCACCGCTGCCGGCAGATCCCGGTGGAACGCGGCACCGCCGACGCGGTCAAGTCGCTGGACCAGCTGATCGCCGCGCTCGACGCCGGCGGCGCGGTGGTGATCTACCCGGAGGGCACCATCACCCGCGAGCCGGAGCTGTGGCCGATGAAGGGCAAGACCGGGGCGGCCCGGCTGGCGCTGGCCACCGGAGCGCCGGTGATCCCGCTGGCGATGTGGGGCCCGGAGAAGCTGTTCGACCCGCGGACCACCCGCTTCGGCCTGCGGCCCCGCACCCCGGTGACCGTGGTCGCCGGCGAGCCGGTCGACCTGAGCCGGTGGGCGGGCGCCACCCCGAGCCGGGCGGTGCTGGAAGAGATGACCGACGAGATCATGTTGAGCCTGCGCGACCTGCTCACCGACATCCGGGGTGGCACGCCGCCCCCGCTGTGGGAACGTCCCGCCCGTCCGCGTACTCCCGAGGTGTCCTGA